One stretch of Arachis duranensis cultivar V14167 chromosome 1, aradu.V14167.gnm2.J7QH, whole genome shotgun sequence DNA includes these proteins:
- the LOC107479796 gene encoding LOW QUALITY PROTEIN: caffeoyl-CoA O-methyltransferase 5 (The sequence of the model RefSeq protein was modified relative to this genomic sequence to represent the inferred CDS: substituted 1 base at 1 genomic stop codon), translating into MTMTETPMAEQQQQNELNGHKDLNHKSLLQSDALYQYVLETSVYPREHESLKELREMTQKHPRNIMATPPDEGQLIMMLVKLINAKNTMEIGVYTGYSLLSTALALPHDGKILAMDVNREYYELGLPIIQKAGVAHKIDFREGPALSLLDELLKDEKNIXFFWKFVFVDADKNNYLNYHKRVIDLVRIGGLIGYDNTLWFGSVAQSPHAPMMDFVKNSRGYVMELNKHLASDERIEICQIPVGDGITLCRRVI; encoded by the exons ATGACAATGACGGAAACGCCCATGGCcgagcaacaacaacaaaacgaACTGAACGGTCACAAAGATCTCAATCACAAGAGTCTCCTTCAGAGCGATGCACTCTACCAG TATGTACTTGAAACAAGTGTGTATCCAAGAGAACACGAGAGCTTGAAGGAGCTCCGTGAGATGACACAAAAGCACCCTCG TAACATCATGGCTACACCACCGGACGAAGGACAACTGATAATGATGTTGGTTAAACTCATAAACGCCAAGAACACCATGGAAATTGGCGTCTACACTGGTTACTCTCTGCTTTCTACTGCCCTTGCTCTTCCTCATGATGGAAAG ATCTTGGCAATGGATGTGAACCGGGAATATTATGAATTGGGATTGCCCATAATTCAAAAAGCTGGAGTGGCTCACAAGATTGACTTTAGAGAAGGACCTGCCCTTTCTCTTCTTGATGAACTGCTTAAAGATG aaaaaaatatataatttttttggaagtTTGTTTTCGTGGACGCGGATAAGAACAACTACTTGAACTACCATAAGAGGGTGATTGATCTTGTGAGGATTGGAGGGTTGATCGGCTATGATAACACCCTATGGTTTGGATCTGTGGCTCAGTCACCTCATGCACCAATGATGGATTTTGTGAAGAACTCTCGCGGTTATGTGATGGAACTCAACAAGCACCTTGCTAGTGATGAAAGAATTGAAATTTGTCAAATCCCTGTTGGTGATGGCATTACCTTGTGCCGCCGTGTCATCTGA
- the LOC107480118 gene encoding uncharacterized protein LOC107480118, with the protein MDVVPGPGDQGRGAGAEGAASVASLRGRRRFPRQHTEPHTRTRPFGGTGGDSAIIMQELRHRVQNLERQLADQERDGRTTDPSYTPSPESQERDSHRNRLRRASASRTEAESTREESPIPRRRNDTIIYSRGKETRRTTRDREDGEGRSERKRQPVIMGATPFHRSILEVRLPKHFDKPTDMRYDGTQDPLEHLTAFEARMNLEGVGDEVRCRAFPVTLAGPAIRWFNGLPQGSIYGFSDISRAFLAQFTTRIAKAKHPINLLGVTQRQEEPTKKYLDRFNDECLEIDGLTDSVASLCLTNGLLNENFRKHLTTKPVWMMHEIQTVAKEYINDEEVSQVVAANKRQSGYSQPRQQGNGERLKEQAREGAPSKAPRPFPRVGKFTNYTPLTLPIMEVYQQIAEKGILPKPRPLKDRTGGNKNFYCDYHKGYGHQTQDCFDLKDALEQAIREGKLAEFSHLIREPRRRYRDQDKEGKTRSAKRRQEPEDRDHGLTVINVVTAKNAAPRSRSPHKKDAKVLAVSSSVRNSKKPPSISFGPEDQWFDDAPENPPMVITARVGTGLVRRILVDTGADSNIMFRNVFDALGLRDADLTTHQHGVVGLGDHFIKPDGIISR; encoded by the coding sequence ATGGACGTTGTGCCGGGCCCCGGAGACCAAGGCCGAGGAGCCGGAGCAGAAGGGGCGGCCTCCGTCGCCTCACTAAGAGGACGGCGAAGGTTCCCCCGACAACACACCGAACCGCACACGAGGACGCGACCCTTCGGGGGAACGGGCGGCGACAGCGCCAtaataatgcaggagctacgCCACAGGGTCCAGAACCTGGAGCGGCAACTGGCCGACCAGGAGCGCGACGGACGAACCACCGATCCCAGCTACACCCCATCCCCTGAAAGCCAAGAGAGAGACTCCCACCGAAACCGTCTGCGACGCGCCTCCGCATCCCGAACGGAAGCGGAGAGCACCCGTGAAGAGTCCCCCATCCCGAGAAGACGAAATGACACGATCATCTACTCCCGAGGCAAGGAAACGCGCCGCACAACACGAGATCGCGAAGACGGGGAAGGGAGGTCCGAGAGGAAACGGCAACCCGTGATAATGGGCGCCACCCCATTCCACCGATCCATCCTCGAAGTCCGGTTGCCGAAGCACttcgacaaaccaacggacatgaggtacgatGGAACTCAAGACCCTCTAGAACACCTCACGGCCTTCGAAGCAAGGATGAATCTAGAGGGAGTAGGGGACGAGGTGAGGTGCCGAGCCTTCCCGGTAACCCTGGCAGGACCCGCGATCAGATGGTTTAACGGCCTCCCGCAAGGGTCCATCTACGGATTTTCGGATATCAGTCGTGCATTCCTGGCCCAGTTTACAACACGAATAGCGAAGGCAAAGCACCCGATCAACCTTCTGGGGGTAACCCAGAGACAGGAAGAGCCGACCAAAAAATACCTGGATCGGTTCAACGACGAATGCTTGGAAATCGACGGCCTAACCGATTCGGTAGCCAGCCTTTGCCTGACGAACGGCCTCCTCAACGAGAACTTTCGAAAACACCTTACCACGAAACCAGTCTGGATGATGCACGAGATCCAAACGGTAGCCAAGGAGTATATAAACGATGAGGAAGTCAGCCAAGTCGTGGCTGCCAATAAACGGCAGTCCGGCTACAGCCAACCTCGGCAACAAGGTAACGGAGAAAGACTAAAGGAACAAGCCAGGGAAGGAGCTCCAAGCAAGGCACCCAGGCCATTCCCCCGGGTCGGGAAATTCACCAACTACACTCCGCTCACTCTTCCCATCATGGAAGTTTATCAGCAAATAGCCGAGAAAGGAATCCTGCCGAAGCCCCGACCACTCAAGGACCGTACGGGAGGAAACAAGAACTTCTATTGTGACTACCACAAAGGCTATGGTCACCAAACACAGGACTGCTTTGACCTGAAGGATGCACTAGAACAAGCAATAAGGGAAGGTAAGCTAGCAGAATTCTCCCATCTTATCAGGGAGCCGAGGAGGCGTTATCGCGACCAAGACAAAGAAGGCAAAACCCGTTCGGCAAAGCGGCGACAAGAGCCAGAAGACAGAGATCACGGCCTCACCGTGATAAACGTGGTGACGGCCAAAAACGCCGCGCCGAGGTCACGATCGCCGCACAAAAAAGATGCTAAGGTCTTGGCGGTCTCCTCCTCGGTGCGAAACTCTAAGAAGCCCCCCTCCATTTCTTTCGGCCCGGAAGACCAATGGTTCGACGACGCCCCAGAAAACCCACCCATGGTCATCACGGCCAGAGTGGGAACCGGCCTCGTCAGACGAATCCTTGTCGACACGGGGGCTGACTCGAACATCATGTTCCGCAACGTATTTGACGCACTGGGACTAAGGGACGCCGACTTGACGACTCATCAGCACGGGGTCGTTGGATTGGGCGACCACTTCATCAAACCTGATGGAATAATATCCCGCTGA